The region TTTTAAACGCTTAAAAAATAAGTGTTGCTTAAATATTTTTTAAAATTATATTATGGAAAATTTATATACATACGCTATTGGCGATATCGTTACTAAAAATTTTAAAACAGCAGCTGTTTTTAAAAAATACGGTATTGATTTTTGTTGTAAAGGAAATTTAGTATTAGGCGATGTTATTGAATCTAAACAAATAAATGCATCGCAGCTAGTTAACGATTTAGAAGTTGCTTTATTAGAAAACAATAATAATGCTGATTATACTAATTGGCCTTTGGATTTATTAGTCGATTATGTTGAAAAAATCCACCACACGTACGTGAACGAAAAAACCGAAACTATTCAAATTTTTTTAGAAAAATTATGTTCTGTTCATGGGGGTAAACATCCCGAACTGTATGAAATAAGTGAATTATTCAATTGTTCAGCTCAAGATTTAGCTGCACACATGAAAAAAGAAGAATTAATACTTTTTCCGTTTGTTAAAAAAATGGTTGAAGCTAAACGGAAAAATATTGCTTTGCAAATGCCACATTTTGGTACCGTTGAAAATCCAATTGAAATGATGAAGCACGAACACGTAGCCGAGGGCGAACGTTTTGAAAAAATTGCTGCTTTAACTAATAATTACCAAGTGCCTGCCGACGGATGTAATACCTATAAAGTTACTTACCAAATGTTGCAAGATTTTGAAAACGATTTACATACCCATATTCATATTGAAAATAATATTTTGTTTAAAAAGGCACTTAAATTAGAAACTGAATTTGCAGTGGTTTAATGTTTTTTAAATGATAAATAACAAATAGTTTTCAAAAATTGTTGTTTTTTAATTTTATAGTTAGTTATTTGTTTATTAAAAAAGGTAATAATTTTTAAATTATTACC is a window of Myroides sp. JBRI-B21084 DNA encoding:
- the ric gene encoding iron-sulfur cluster repair di-iron protein — encoded protein: MENLYTYAIGDIVTKNFKTAAVFKKYGIDFCCKGNLVLGDVIESKQINASQLVNDLEVALLENNNNADYTNWPLDLLVDYVEKIHHTYVNEKTETIQIFLEKLCSVHGGKHPELYEISELFNCSAQDLAAHMKKEELILFPFVKKMVEAKRKNIALQMPHFGTVENPIEMMKHEHVAEGERFEKIAALTNNYQVPADGCNTYKVTYQMLQDFENDLHTHIHIENNILFKKALKLETEFAVV